The Ralstonia wenshanensis genome includes a region encoding these proteins:
- a CDS encoding ethanolamine ammonia-lyase subunit EutB: MHFAQTIGAQRHVFNDLKTLLAKASPARSGDYLAGLAAASEGERMAARMALADVPLSVFLNEALVPYEDDEVTRLILDRHDAQAFQPIASLTVGEFRNWLLLHETDSATLASVSAGITPEMAAAVSKLMRNQDLISVARKCRVVTRFRNTIGLPGRLSVRLQPNHPTDDPKGIAASIIDGLLYGCGDATIGINPAGDNLGAIASLLQLVDELRNRYAIPTQSCVLTHVTNTVRAIDQGAPVDLVFQSVAGSEQANAGFGISLALLAEAHDAARGLSRGTVGNNVMYFETGQGSALSANAHHGVDQQTMEARAYAVARAFSPLLVNTVVGFIGPEYLYDGKQIIRAGLEDHFCGKLMGLPMGCDVCYTNHAEADQDDMDTLLTLFGVAGIHFIMGVPGADDIMLNYQSTSFHDALYLRDTLGLRPAPEFEAWLQSMGIVDAAGRLQDATARQPLLQLAHAL, encoded by the coding sequence TCAAGACGCTGCTGGCCAAGGCCAGCCCGGCGCGCTCCGGCGACTATCTTGCGGGCCTGGCCGCCGCCAGCGAAGGCGAGCGCATGGCCGCGCGCATGGCGCTGGCAGACGTGCCGCTGTCAGTCTTCCTCAACGAAGCGCTGGTGCCGTATGAAGACGACGAGGTCACGCGCTTGATTCTCGATCGCCACGACGCACAGGCCTTCCAGCCGATCGCCTCGCTCACTGTGGGCGAATTTCGCAACTGGCTGCTCCTGCACGAGACCGACAGCGCGACATTGGCGAGCGTCTCCGCCGGCATCACGCCGGAAATGGCCGCCGCGGTCAGCAAGCTGATGCGCAATCAGGATCTGATTTCCGTGGCCCGCAAGTGCCGCGTGGTCACACGGTTTCGCAACACCATCGGTTTGCCGGGCCGGTTGTCAGTCCGGCTGCAGCCCAATCACCCGACGGATGATCCCAAAGGCATTGCTGCGTCGATCATCGACGGCCTGCTGTATGGCTGCGGCGACGCGACCATCGGCATCAACCCTGCCGGCGACAATCTCGGCGCCATCGCTTCGCTGCTGCAATTGGTGGATGAGCTGCGCAACCGCTACGCCATTCCTACGCAGTCGTGCGTGCTGACCCACGTGACAAACACCGTGCGCGCCATTGACCAAGGCGCGCCGGTGGACCTGGTGTTCCAGTCGGTTGCCGGCAGTGAACAAGCCAACGCAGGGTTCGGCATCAGTCTGGCCTTGCTGGCCGAGGCGCATGACGCCGCGCGGGGCCTCTCGCGAGGCACGGTTGGCAACAACGTGATGTATTTCGAGACCGGCCAGGGAAGCGCGTTGTCGGCCAATGCGCACCACGGCGTCGATCAGCAAACCATGGAGGCGCGTGCCTATGCGGTGGCCCGGGCGTTTTCGCCTTTGCTGGTGAATACGGTCGTCGGCTTTATCGGGCCGGAGTATCTCTACGACGGCAAGCAGATCATCCGCGCCGGATTGGAAGACCACTTCTGCGGCAAGCTGATGGGCCTGCCGATGGGCTGCGACGTCTGCTACACCAACCACGCAGAAGCCGATCAGGACGACATGGATACGCTGCTCACGCTGTTTGGCGTGGCGGGCATCCATTTCATCATGGGCGTGCCGGGCGCCGACGACATCATGCTGAACTACCAGAGCACGTCGTTTCATGACGCACTTTATCTGCGCGACACGCTCGGCCTGCGGCCCGCACCGGAGTTCGAGGCATGGCTGCAAAGCATGGGCATCGTCGATGCTGCCGGCCGCCTGCAAGACGCCACGGCGCGGCAGCCGCTGCTGCAGTTGGCCCACGCGCTGTGA
- the eutC gene encoding ethanolamine ammonia-lyase subunit EutC: MPKHPLVQPNPWTHLRAFTDARIALGRAGNSQTTDAVLAFGVAHAQARDAVHLPLDSTALSSALGQAGFTALDVHSAAADRAQYLRRPDLGRRLDDASHARLDALRPAQPFDVVFVIADGLSALAAQRHGVPLLCCVRDRLPRDWSIGPVVIARQSRVALGDEIGALLGARQVVMLIGERPGLSSPDSLGIYLTYAPRVGCSDAQRNCISNVRPAGLTYDQAASRLVFLLNGALALGRSGVDLKDDTPAAAPGTTQLAERHNP; the protein is encoded by the coding sequence ATGCCAAAACACCCCCTCGTTCAGCCGAATCCGTGGACGCATCTGCGCGCCTTTACCGACGCCCGTATTGCGTTGGGTCGCGCCGGCAACAGCCAGACGACCGACGCCGTGCTCGCGTTTGGCGTGGCGCATGCCCAGGCGCGCGATGCCGTGCATTTGCCGCTCGATAGCACCGCGTTGTCGTCCGCGCTTGGGCAGGCAGGCTTCACCGCATTGGACGTACACAGCGCGGCGGCTGACCGCGCCCAGTACCTGCGCCGTCCCGATCTTGGACGCCGGCTTGACGATGCGAGCCACGCAAGACTCGACGCGTTGCGGCCAGCACAGCCATTCGACGTTGTTTTCGTGATTGCCGATGGGCTCTCCGCATTGGCGGCGCAACGCCACGGCGTGCCGCTCCTGTGCTGCGTGCGCGATCGTCTGCCGCGCGACTGGTCGATCGGCCCCGTCGTGATCGCCAGGCAATCCCGTGTTGCGCTGGGGGACGAGATCGGTGCGTTGCTTGGCGCCCGGCAGGTCGTGATGCTGATCGGTGAGCGGCCGGGGCTGAGTTCGCCAGACAGCCTGGGCATTTACTTGACCTACGCGCCGCGCGTTGGGTGCTCCGATGCGCAGCGCAACTGCATCTCGAATGTGCGGCCGGCAGGCCTGACCTATGACCAGGCAGCGAGCCGGCTGGTGTTCCTGCTCAACGGCGCACTGGCGCTCGGCCGCAGCGGCGTGGACCTGAAGGACGACACCCCAGCCGCTGCCCCGGGTACAACCCAACTTGCCGAACGTCACAACCCGTGA
- a CDS encoding D-amino acid dehydrogenase — translation MTHIVIVGAGISGVTTAYTLSQLGYQVTVLDRHLYPAMETSFANGGQLSASNAEVWNSTGTLLKGIKWMLRNDAPLLLNPKPSWHKYSWIGEFVASIAHYRRNTIETTRMAIEARKHLFAMAEREQIDFDLQKRGILHVYHDKASFAAAGKANALLVAGGLERHAVSPEDIAAIEPTLRGNYYGGYFTESDATGDIHKFTRGLAQACEKRGVRFMQGVDVRDVQTTEGGVRLLLQTTLDDRLSTSEANVVQDVAADAMVVCAGVGSRHIAQMVGDRINVYPVKGYSITVHLDDEASVQGAPWVSLLDESAKIVTSRLGTGRFRVAGTAEFNGYNRDIRADRIEPLVAWTRRNFAIGTSRVVPWAGLRPMMPDMMPRVGRGRHGRVFYNTGHGHLGWTLSGATAAMVGDVIARDCPLH, via the coding sequence ATGACGCACATCGTCATCGTCGGCGCCGGCATATCCGGCGTCACCACTGCTTACACGCTCTCGCAACTCGGCTATCAGGTCACGGTGCTCGACCGCCACCTGTATCCGGCCATGGAAACCTCGTTCGCCAACGGCGGGCAGCTTTCCGCCAGCAACGCTGAAGTCTGGAACAGCACCGGCACGCTGCTCAAGGGCATCAAATGGATGCTGCGCAACGACGCCCCGCTGCTGCTCAATCCCAAGCCGTCGTGGCATAAGTATTCGTGGATCGGTGAGTTCGTGGCCAGCATCGCGCACTACCGCCGCAACACCATCGAAACCACGCGCATGGCCATCGAGGCCCGCAAGCATCTGTTTGCCATGGCTGAGCGTGAGCAGATCGATTTCGACCTACAGAAGCGCGGCATTCTGCACGTCTATCACGACAAGGCGAGCTTTGCGGCAGCAGGCAAGGCCAACGCCCTGCTTGTCGCCGGCGGGCTTGAACGCCACGCCGTGAGCCCCGAAGACATTGCCGCCATCGAGCCCACACTGCGGGGCAACTACTACGGCGGCTATTTCACAGAGTCCGATGCCACCGGCGACATCCACAAGTTCACGCGCGGTCTCGCGCAGGCGTGCGAAAAGCGCGGCGTGCGCTTCATGCAAGGTGTGGATGTCCGCGATGTGCAAACCACTGAAGGCGGCGTTCGCCTCCTGCTGCAGACCACGCTCGATGACCGCCTTTCCACCAGCGAAGCGAATGTCGTGCAGGACGTTGCCGCCGATGCGATGGTCGTGTGCGCGGGCGTCGGCAGCCGGCATATCGCGCAAATGGTGGGCGATCGCATCAACGTGTATCCGGTCAAGGGTTATTCGATCACGGTGCACCTGGACGACGAAGCCAGCGTGCAAGGCGCGCCATGGGTCAGCCTGCTCGATGAAAGCGCGAAGATCGTGACCAGCCGACTTGGCACCGGCCGCTTCCGCGTGGCCGGCACGGCCGAGTTCAACGGTTACAACCGCGATATCCGCGCGGATCGTATCGAACCCTTGGTGGCCTGGACGCGGCGCAACTTCGCCATTGGCACGTCGCGCGTGGTGCCGTGGGCCGGCTTGCGTCCGATGATGCCGGACATGATGCCGCGCGTTGGCCGTGGGCGGCATGGGCGCGTGTTCTACAACACGGGCCACGGGCATCTGGGTTGGACGCTATCGGGCGCCACCGCCGCAATGGTGGGCGACGTGATCGCGCGAGATTGCCCGCTGCATTGA
- a CDS encoding porin, with product MNKTMIAALVLGATSLPAAAQTAGGVTLYGLIDTTIRYSTHENAAGNHNLQMTDGVLTGSRWGLRGTEDLGGGTKALFILESGFSPDTGSSQQGGRLFGRTAVVGLEGDYGKLYLGRQYTLAHEVLSSYEAMAFANNSIVGYQGGNYTGLRYDNTVKYIKSFGGLQLAGAWTFGEAAGSFSKSSAGAGSIVYSTGPAEVGAVYQVTHDVSSAFFGAVPAALASKQTVWGFGGKLDTSIATWYLGYTNSRLDVADYKNQAAYVGAKVPISGALSFIGTVQYDWMKHLDTSGKRLTTAGMLDYAFSKRTDVYAEVDYTHLQGSWVALDSAAAFNNSGNLYGNNSRLGVMLGVRHKF from the coding sequence ATGAACAAGACAATGATTGCCGCATTGGTGCTCGGAGCCACGAGCCTGCCAGCAGCAGCGCAAACCGCCGGCGGTGTCACGCTCTACGGACTGATCGACACCACCATCCGCTACAGCACACATGAGAACGCAGCGGGCAACCACAATCTGCAGATGACGGACGGGGTCCTGACCGGCAGCCGCTGGGGCTTGCGCGGCACCGAAGATCTGGGCGGCGGCACCAAGGCCCTGTTCATTCTTGAATCCGGTTTCTCGCCGGACACCGGAAGCAGCCAGCAGGGCGGGCGTCTGTTCGGGCGCACCGCGGTGGTTGGCCTGGAAGGCGACTACGGCAAGCTGTACCTCGGCCGCCAATACACGCTGGCGCATGAAGTGCTGTCTTCATACGAGGCGATGGCGTTCGCCAACAACTCCATCGTCGGCTACCAGGGCGGCAACTACACCGGCCTGCGTTACGACAACACGGTCAAATACATCAAGTCGTTCGGCGGGCTGCAACTGGCCGGTGCATGGACCTTTGGCGAAGCAGCGGGCAGCTTCAGCAAGAGTTCGGCGGGCGCCGGCTCGATCGTCTACAGCACGGGGCCGGCTGAAGTGGGCGCGGTGTACCAGGTCACCCACGATGTGTCATCGGCGTTCTTCGGTGCGGTGCCGGCAGCGCTGGCCAGCAAGCAGACGGTCTGGGGCTTTGGCGGCAAGCTGGATACATCGATTGCCACGTGGTACCTCGGCTATACGAACAGCCGCCTCGACGTGGCCGACTACAAGAACCAGGCTGCCTATGTGGGCGCGAAGGTGCCGATCTCCGGCGCGCTGAGCTTCATTGGCACCGTGCAGTACGACTGGATGAAGCACCTCGATACCAGCGGCAAGCGCCTCACCACTGCCGGTATGCTCGACTACGCCTTCAGCAAGCGCACCGATGTGTATGCCGAGGTGGACTACACGCATCTGCAGGGTAGTTGGGTGGCGTTGGACAGCGCCGCCGCATTCAACAACTCCGGCAACCTGTACGGCAACAACTCGCGCCTGGGCGTGATGCTGGGCGTGCGGCACAAGTTCTGA
- a CDS encoding bifunctional sugar phosphate isomerase/epimerase/4-hydroxyphenylpyruvate dioxygenase family protein: MNSLRAGRHPKCIATVCLSGTLPEKLEAAAAAGFDGVEIFENDLLNFDGSPARVRQMAAELGLAIMLYQPFRDFEAMPGEQLARNLARAERKFDVMAELGVETVLVCSNVQDIAIDDPARAADDLRQMAEAAARRGLRVGYEALAWGRHTRTWRQAWQIVRQADHPALGLILDSFHTLSLGDTLDGIHDVPAEKLFFVQFADAPKLSMDVLSWSRHHRNFPGQGDLAVTGFARDLLAAGYAGPLSLEVFNDEFRSAPARLTAQDGMRSLLWLESEAGGAELPAAARFEGVDFLEFAVDAAAGRELETRLRALGFALAGHHRSKAVDLYRQGRVNVILNMEQDSAASEHFQLHGPSVCAIGLKVDDAERAIARARELCAQEWRGPVGPTERSIPALRGPDGTLLYLIDDREADRSIYESDFVLHPGVQEDAAGWASIDHVAQALPAHRLDSFVLFYRAIFGMHAEAVQEIADPYGLVKSRAMVSPDRNVRIPLNVSESGRTATGRFIAAYAGSGVHHIAFRTERLFETMETIDRGAARLQHVPENYYDDVAARLGLDDALLTRLHDDGLLYDRDPHGDFLHAYTEPFRDRFFFELVQRNGYLGYGAANAAVRMAVQAQLSRHGPNPGG, translated from the coding sequence ATGAATTCGCTACGCGCAGGGCGCCATCCCAAATGCATCGCCACCGTGTGCCTGTCCGGCACGTTGCCTGAAAAGCTGGAAGCTGCGGCCGCCGCGGGCTTCGACGGTGTCGAGATATTCGAGAACGATCTGTTGAATTTCGACGGATCGCCGGCGCGCGTGCGGCAAATGGCGGCGGAACTTGGGCTGGCGATCATGCTGTACCAGCCGTTCCGCGATTTCGAGGCAATGCCCGGCGAACAGCTCGCACGTAACCTGGCACGCGCCGAGCGTAAGTTCGACGTGATGGCCGAGTTGGGCGTCGAGACGGTACTGGTCTGCAGCAACGTGCAGGACATCGCCATCGATGATCCGGCGCGCGCGGCGGACGACCTGCGTCAGATGGCAGAAGCAGCGGCGCGGCGCGGGCTGCGCGTGGGTTATGAGGCGCTTGCCTGGGGGCGACACACCCGGACTTGGCGCCAAGCCTGGCAGATCGTGCGGCAGGCTGACCACCCGGCGCTCGGGCTGATTCTCGACAGCTTCCATACGCTGTCGCTGGGTGACACGCTGGATGGCATTCACGACGTGCCGGCGGAGAAGCTCTTCTTCGTGCAGTTTGCGGATGCCCCGAAGTTGTCGATGGACGTGCTGTCCTGGAGTCGGCATCACCGTAACTTCCCGGGGCAGGGCGATCTGGCGGTGACGGGCTTTGCGCGAGACTTGCTTGCCGCAGGCTATGCCGGGCCGCTGTCGCTCGAAGTCTTCAATGACGAATTCCGGTCGGCGCCCGCACGGTTGACGGCGCAGGACGGCATGCGTTCGCTCCTCTGGCTGGAGTCCGAAGCTGGGGGTGCGGAACTGCCGGCGGCAGCCCGGTTTGAAGGCGTGGATTTCCTGGAGTTTGCCGTGGATGCCGCGGCAGGGCGTGAGCTTGAAACGCGCCTGCGTGCACTGGGTTTTGCTCTTGCCGGGCACCACCGCTCCAAGGCCGTGGACCTGTATCGGCAAGGTCGCGTCAACGTGATCCTGAACATGGAGCAGGACAGCGCGGCGTCGGAGCACTTTCAGCTACACGGGCCATCTGTCTGTGCGATTGGCCTGAAGGTGGACGATGCCGAGCGCGCCATCGCACGCGCACGCGAGTTGTGCGCCCAGGAGTGGCGCGGGCCGGTGGGGCCGACTGAGCGCAGCATTCCCGCGCTGCGCGGGCCCGATGGCACGCTGCTCTATCTGATCGACGATCGCGAGGCCGATCGCAGCATCTACGAAAGCGATTTTGTCTTGCATCCTGGCGTGCAAGAGGATGCAGCGGGGTGGGCATCGATTGACCATGTTGCGCAGGCGCTGCCCGCGCACCGGCTCGACAGCTTTGTGCTGTTCTACCGGGCCATCTTCGGCATGCACGCCGAAGCCGTACAGGAGATTGCCGATCCGTACGGCCTCGTGAAAAGCCGGGCGATGGTGAGCCCGGACCGCAACGTGCGGATTCCCCTCAACGTGTCGGAAAGCGGGCGCACAGCCACGGGCAGGTTCATCGCCGCCTACGCGGGCTCGGGGGTGCATCACATTGCGTTCCGCACGGAGCGGCTGTTCGAGACCATGGAGACGATCGACCGTGGCGCGGCCCGCCTGCAGCACGTGCCAGAGAACTATTACGACGATGTTGCCGCCCGGCTTGGGCTGGATGACGCGCTGCTCACCCGCCTGCACGACGACGGTCTGCTCTACGACCGCGACCCGCACGGCGATTTTCTGCACGCCTACACCGAACCCTTTCGCGACCGCTTCTTCTTCGAGCTTGTCCAGCGCAACGGCTACCTGGGCTATGGCGCTGCAAACGCTGCCGTGCGTATGGCGGTGCAGGCGCAACTGAGTCGCCACGGCCCTAACCCGGGCGGCTGA
- a CDS encoding IclR family transcriptional regulator domain-containing protein: protein MTKEPLNRRDWIAGLEKGLAILEAFDHEHPRLTPTQAAELTGLTRTAARRYLLTLEHLGYLTSEGTLFSLTPRVLKVGWSYFDSARLPRTVQPFLQQVTAAVGEVAYLSVLDDWELVFISRTSTSRVMSTGFVLGARVPAPLASAGVMMLAAQPEQKVKAWLETCVLTPYTPYTILQRDRLFDEIRKAGRQDYAVVEQQLQIGVRGVAVPLRDRHGNVIAALSVNMQVGEETTEHALQRVLQVLQDTALSIMRVL from the coding sequence ATGACGAAGGAACCGCTGAACCGGCGCGACTGGATCGCCGGGCTGGAAAAAGGGCTCGCCATCCTGGAGGCCTTCGACCACGAGCACCCGCGGCTGACGCCCACCCAGGCCGCTGAATTGACCGGCCTGACCCGCACGGCCGCGCGCCGCTACCTGCTCACGCTCGAACACCTGGGCTACCTCACCAGCGAAGGCACGCTGTTCAGCCTGACGCCGCGCGTGCTGAAGGTGGGCTGGTCCTACTTCGATTCGGCGCGCTTGCCGCGCACGGTGCAGCCCTTCCTGCAACAGGTGACCGCCGCCGTGGGCGAAGTGGCATACCTCAGCGTGCTGGACGATTGGGAACTCGTTTTCATTTCGCGCACCAGCACAAGCCGGGTCATGAGCACGGGATTCGTGCTCGGTGCGCGTGTGCCGGCGCCGCTCGCCTCGGCCGGCGTGATGATGCTGGCGGCGCAACCCGAGCAGAAGGTCAAGGCGTGGCTGGAAACCTGTGTGCTGACGCCCTACACGCCTTACACGATCCTGCAGCGGGACCGCCTGTTCGATGAAATCCGCAAGGCCGGCCGGCAGGACTACGCCGTGGTCGAACAGCAATTGCAGATTGGCGTGCGTGGTGTGGCGGTGCCATTGCGCGATCGGCATGGCAACGTGATTGCCGCGCTGAGCGTGAACATGCAAGTCGGTGAAGAAACCACCGAGCACGCCTTGCAGCGCGTGTTGCAGGTGCTTCAAGACACTGCGCTGTCGATCATGCGTGTGCTTTAG
- a CDS encoding MFS transporter: MTAAPAHEPLGKHQSKKAAASGWIGSALEYYDFFIYATAAALIFPQIFFPKGDPKTAIIASLATYGVGYIARPIGAFVLGHMGDTHGRKNVLLWCMFLMGFSTIAVGLLPTYDQVGLWAPTLLVIMRLIQGFAVAGEISGASSMILEHAPFGRRGFFASFTLQGVQAGQILAAAVFLPLAHYMPAEQFNSWGWRIPFVLSFVVIIAGYVIRREVHETPAFTAEQQQQGRPRSPVIDAFKYSTPDMLRVVCMALMNVIPVVATIFGAAYAVQPAYGIGFAKDIYLWIPVVGNIVAVLVIPYVGDLSDRIGRKPPIVIGSLLAGLLAFAYLYAISIKNVPLAFVISILMWGVVYQGYNAVFPSFYPELFPTRTRVSAMAISQNVGTAITAMLPALFTAVAPPGATNIWLTVGAIAFGVTVIAAVAAMTARETYRIHMDDLGQPAAQPVDKAEYARQRAGALVA, encoded by the coding sequence ATGACCGCAGCCCCTGCCCATGAACCCCTGGGCAAGCACCAGTCGAAGAAAGCCGCCGCCAGCGGCTGGATCGGCTCGGCGCTCGAGTACTACGACTTCTTCATCTACGCCACCGCAGCGGCGCTGATCTTTCCGCAGATCTTCTTCCCCAAGGGCGATCCGAAGACGGCCATCATCGCCTCGCTGGCGACGTACGGCGTGGGCTATATCGCGCGACCGATCGGCGCGTTCGTGCTCGGCCACATGGGCGACACGCACGGGCGCAAGAACGTGCTGCTCTGGTGCATGTTCCTGATGGGTTTTTCGACTATTGCCGTGGGCCTGCTGCCCACGTACGACCAGGTTGGCCTGTGGGCGCCGACACTGCTGGTCATCATGCGGCTGATCCAGGGGTTTGCCGTGGCCGGTGAAATTTCGGGCGCCAGCTCGATGATTCTGGAGCACGCACCGTTTGGCCGGCGCGGGTTCTTTGCAAGTTTCACGCTGCAAGGCGTGCAGGCCGGGCAGATCCTGGCCGCGGCCGTATTCCTGCCGCTGGCACACTACATGCCCGCAGAACAGTTCAACTCGTGGGGCTGGCGCATTCCGTTCGTGCTGAGCTTCGTCGTCATCATCGCCGGCTATGTCATCCGCCGCGAAGTGCACGAAACCCCCGCGTTTACCGCTGAGCAACAGCAGCAAGGTCGCCCCCGCTCGCCCGTGATCGACGCCTTCAAATACAGCACGCCCGACATGTTGCGCGTGGTCTGCATGGCGCTGATGAACGTGATTCCGGTGGTGGCGACCATCTTCGGCGCGGCCTATGCCGTGCAGCCGGCGTACGGCATCGGCTTTGCCAAAGACATCTACCTGTGGATTCCGGTGGTGGGCAACATCGTTGCGGTGCTGGTCATTCCGTATGTTGGCGACCTGTCCGACCGCATCGGCCGCAAGCCGCCAATCGTGATCGGTTCGCTGCTCGCTGGCCTGCTCGCGTTTGCCTACCTGTACGCCATCAGCATCAAGAACGTGCCGCTGGCCTTCGTCATCTCGATTCTGATGTGGGGCGTGGTCTACCAAGGCTACAACGCGGTGTTCCCGAGCTTCTATCCGGAGTTGTTCCCGACGCGCACCCGTGTGTCGGCCATGGCGATTTCGCAGAACGTCGGCACGGCTATCACGGCCATGCTGCCGGCCCTCTTCACCGCCGTGGCGCCGCCGGGAGCCACCAACATCTGGCTGACCGTGGGCGCGATTGCCTTTGGCGTAACGGTGATTGCCGCCGTGGCCGCCATGACCGCACGCGAGACGTATCGCATCCATATGGACGACCTGGGCCAGCCAGCCGCCCAACCCGTCGACAAGGCCGAATATGCCCGCCAGCGGGCCGGAGCCTTGGTCGCCTGA
- a CDS encoding shikimate dehydrogenase family protein, whose translation MISGKTTLIAHIGYPTETFKSPMIYNPWFEQKGIDAVVVPMGVKAEDYAQSFHSICRFTNLRGALITMPHKVTTVELVDEVTPAVRIAGACNAVLKRDDGTLLGDQFDGAGFVRGVLRKGRKLEGARVLLSGAGGVGSAIAASLAAAGVGELALYDTRAESAESLGRRLREHYPALVVRTGSNDPDGFDVVVNATPVGMKEDDPLPFDVARIAPNCFVGEVVMKSEYTPLLRAALDKGCDVQVGTDMLFEMIPAYLEFFGFGTATADELRRSAAIAY comes from the coding sequence ATGATTTCTGGAAAAACCACCCTCATCGCCCACATCGGCTACCCGACCGAGACCTTCAAGTCGCCGATGATCTACAACCCCTGGTTCGAGCAAAAAGGCATCGACGCCGTTGTAGTGCCCATGGGGGTGAAGGCAGAGGATTATGCGCAGAGCTTCCACTCGATCTGCCGTTTCACCAACCTGCGTGGCGCCCTCATCACCATGCCGCACAAGGTCACCACGGTGGAACTGGTCGATGAAGTTACGCCAGCCGTGCGCATCGCAGGCGCCTGCAATGCCGTGCTCAAGCGCGATGACGGCACGTTGCTGGGCGACCAGTTCGACGGTGCCGGCTTCGTGCGCGGCGTGCTGCGCAAGGGGCGCAAACTGGAAGGGGCGCGCGTGCTGCTGTCGGGGGCCGGCGGTGTCGGCTCGGCGATTGCCGCGTCGCTGGCGGCTGCGGGTGTCGGCGAGCTGGCCCTGTACGACACGCGCGCAGAATCGGCTGAATCGCTGGGCCGACGTCTGCGCGAGCACTACCCCGCGCTGGTGGTGCGCACCGGGTCAAATGATCCGGACGGCTTCGATGTGGTCGTCAACGCCACGCCGGTGGGCATGAAGGAAGACGATCCGCTGCCCTTCGACGTGGCACGCATCGCACCGAACTGCTTTGTCGGCGAGGTAGTGATGAAATCCGAGTACACGCCGCTGTTGCGCGCGGCGCTCGACAAGGGCTGTGATGTCCAAGTCGGCACCGACATGCTGTTCGAGATGATTCCCGCGTACCTGGAGTTCTTCGGCTTCGGCACGGCCACCGCAGATGAACTGCGGCGCAGCGCAGCCATTGCATACTGA
- a CDS encoding MFS transporter, translating to MTRRPLSFALLLPLLLSAQPVATDSYLPALPAIAQTLGSASTSLTVFALAFGIGQLPMGSLADRFGRRQVLLIGLACYAVAALAGALAITASMLTAARALQGFSMAAILVCARAAVRDLHPARDGPHVMARGLTGLGFVALMAPILGAFVAQHAGWRWVLAGMSFYAIVLWAMCWYGFSETRQETHAQAGSVREIFASADFRVWGLLAATTYAGIFCFLLLSPMVYIAYLGLSPELYGWIPAGGSLVYIVSTTGCRRLLRRQSLVRTVQQGATLSLLGACIQGLGCWLLPGQAWPLLLGHGIYCMGHGIHQPCGQAGAVGELPHLAGRAVSWSGFIMMLAAFCLGQTAAAFDDRSHSLGAWPMVVPMMLAGAVLASIAFLWLPKLQSQPDPQRAAA from the coding sequence ATGACGCGTCGCCCTCTGAGTTTTGCCCTGCTTCTGCCGCTCTTGCTGTCGGCACAGCCGGTTGCAACCGACAGTTACCTCCCCGCCCTGCCTGCCATTGCCCAGACGCTGGGATCGGCCAGCACGAGCCTCACGGTCTTCGCGCTGGCCTTTGGCATTGGTCAACTGCCGATGGGCAGCCTGGCCGATCGCTTTGGCCGCCGCCAGGTGCTGCTGATCGGGCTCGCGTGCTATGCCGTGGCTGCACTGGCTGGCGCCCTGGCAATAACCGCTTCCATGCTGACCGCCGCACGGGCCCTCCAAGGTTTCTCGATGGCCGCCATCCTGGTGTGCGCACGCGCTGCGGTACGCGACCTGCACCCGGCACGCGATGGTCCACACGTCATGGCGCGTGGCCTCACGGGGCTGGGTTTCGTGGCGTTGATGGCACCGATTCTCGGTGCCTTTGTCGCGCAACACGCAGGCTGGCGCTGGGTGCTGGCGGGCATGAGCTTCTATGCAATCGTGCTGTGGGCGATGTGCTGGTATGGCTTTTCCGAAACCCGACAAGAAACGCACGCCCAGGCGGGCAGCGTGCGCGAGATCTTCGCCAGTGCGGACTTTCGCGTCTGGGGGTTGCTTGCAGCCACGACCTACGCCGGCATCTTCTGCTTCCTGCTGCTCTCGCCGATGGTCTATATCGCATACCTCGGCCTGTCCCCCGAGCTGTATGGCTGGATACCGGCCGGCGGCTCGCTCGTCTATATCGTGAGCACGACCGGCTGCCGGCGCCTGCTGCGCCGCCAGAGCCTCGTACGGACGGTGCAGCAAGGCGCAACGCTCAGCCTGCTAGGCGCCTGCATCCAGGGATTGGGCTGCTGGCTGCTTCCCGGGCAAGCTTGGCCGCTGCTGCTGGGGCACGGCATCTATTGCATGGGCCACGGTATCCACCAGCCTTGCGGCCAGGCGGGCGCGGTGGGCGAGCTGCCGCATCTTGCAGGGCGCGCGGTGTCATGGTCCGGCTTCATCATGATGCTGGCGGCCTTCTGCCTGGGCCAGACCGCGGCCGCCTTTGACGACAGATCGCACAGCCTGGGTGCCTGGCCCATGGTGGTGCCGATGATGCTTGCCGGCGCCGTACTGGCGTCCATCGCTTTCCTGTGGCTGCCGAAGCTACAGAGCCAGCCGGATCCACAAAGGGCTGCCGCATAG